The following coding sequences are from one Methanohalophilus halophilus window:
- a CDS encoding 50S ribosomal protein L1 has product MVEESILNTVERLFEESPQRNFAESVDLAINLKNLDMSQPKYRVDEEIYLPNGLGKDLKIAVFAKGEVGLQAKEAGCDYVFTEEDINDLADDKSRARAIANECDFFIAEVQYMPLIGKTLGAILGPRGKMPVPLTPDKNVADMIKSSKNSIRIRSKDKLTFHVAVGRRDMDAERIAENIESIVNRVESVLDKGKQNLKSIYVTTTMGKSLRVV; this is encoded by the coding sequence ATGGTAGAAGAATCTATATTAAACACAGTCGAAAGGTTATTTGAGGAATCCCCACAGCGCAATTTTGCGGAAAGTGTGGATCTTGCCATCAATTTAAAAAACCTTGACATGAGCCAGCCCAAATATCGTGTGGATGAAGAAATTTATCTCCCCAATGGCCTTGGCAAGGACCTTAAGATCGCTGTTTTTGCAAAGGGTGAAGTAGGCCTTCAGGCAAAGGAAGCGGGCTGTGACTATGTTTTCACCGAGGAAGATATTAATGACCTCGCAGATGACAAAAGTCGCGCACGTGCCATTGCTAATGAATGTGACTTCTTCATTGCCGAAGTGCAGTACATGCCACTTATCGGTAAAACCCTTGGTGCAATTCTCGGTCCCAGAGGTAAGATGCCTGTCCCACTTACGCCAGATAAAAACGTGGCGGACATGATAAAATCCTCTAAGAATTCTATTCGCATTCGTTCCAAGGATAAACTCACTTTCCATGTTGCAGTGGGAAGAAGGGATATGGATGCAGAAAGAATTGCAGAGAACATTGAAAGCATTGTGAACAGGGTTGAGTCTGTACTTGATAAAGGAAAACAGAATCTCAAGTCCATATATGTTACAACCACAATGGGCAAATCTTTGAGGGTGGTATGA